A single window of Mangifera indica cultivar Alphonso chromosome 18, CATAS_Mindica_2.1, whole genome shotgun sequence DNA harbors:
- the LOC123202237 gene encoding probable LRR receptor-like serine/threonine-protein kinase At1g06840, with product MIAIRQGIEMIGMRFCGFLYVASCGYLVVFAVARITDPSEVSALVAVRSRLIDPMDSLINWNQEDPCLSNWTGVLCFDSINGTDGHLHVQELRLLNMNLSGSLAPELGLLSHLQILDFMWNDLTGSIPKEIGNLSSLSRLLLNGNRLSGSLPEELGKLSNLDRLQVDVNSISGTIPKSFANLSRVKHLHLNNNSIFGQLPPELSKLSELHHLLVDNNNLTGYLPPEYSEMPALRILQLDNNNFAGAEIPPMYGNFPNLLKLSLRNCSLQGAVPDLSRITRFYDLDLCRNQLTGHIPSDKLSDFVRIIDLSENNLTGSIPESFAELPFLQRLSLENNFLNGSIPASIWQKKPINSNDRLSLDLRNNSFSSILGDLNPPNNVTVRLGGNPICTNANIPNIGQFCDSQTEDDGTPAIPTNSKCPTQACPLDNFYEYDPASGDLCACAAPLRIGYRLQSPNFYYFPPYANNFSAYVTTSLNLSLYQLSIDSFDWEEGPRLRMYLKLFPPANTTMFSLSEVHRIGSIFTSWAFSANEIFGLYELLNFTLLGPYASMISVTRTSSISKGVLAAILVGAIAGVVAITTTLTFVVTRTHARSQQSMSRRRLSRKISTKIDGVKAFKFKDLASATDNFNSSTQVGQGGYGRVYRGVLSDNTIVAIKRAEIGSLQGQKEFLTQRKLLSRLHHRNLVALLGYCDEEEEQMLVYEYMPKGNLRHWLSGKDKARLNFSMRLRIALHAAKGILYLHTEANPPVFHRDIKASNILLDSKFIAKVADFGLSRLGPALDDQGTMATHVSTIVKGTPGYLDPKFLLTHKLTDKSDVYSLGVVFLELLTGMEPISHGKNIVREVNAACESGLMLSIIDNRMGPCPSECLEMFVALALNCCHDKTERRPSMLDVARELENILKMMPETDATFSESTSIHSTSKSTSESASSSFMTRDQYFSSHISGSNLESGVIPTISPR from the exons ATGATCGCCATTCGCCAA GGTATCGAGATGATAGGGATGAGATTTTGTGGATTTCTTTATGTGGCGTCTTGTGGTTACTTGGTGGTTTTTGCAGTTGCTCGGATTACAGATCCTTCAGAAG TCAGTGCATTGGTAGCAGTCCGGAGCAGATTAATCGATCCTATGGACAGTCTCATAAACTGGAACCAGGAAGATCCATGCCTATCAAATTGGACTGGAGTTCTTTGTTTTGACTCAATTAATGGGACAGATGGTCACCTGCATGTTCAGGAGCT GCGGCTGCTGAACATGAATCTTTCAGGATCATTAGCACCTGAGCTTGGACTATTATCTCATCTTCAAATTTT GGATTTCATGTGGAATGATCTGACAGGAAGCATACCAAAGGAGATAGGGAATTTGTCATCTTTATCACGCTT ACTCTTGAATGGAAACAGATTATCAGGATCTTTACCAGAAGAGCTAGGCAAACTTTCAAACCTGGATAGACTCCAAGTAGACGTCAACAGTATCTCGGGCACAATACCAAAATCCTTTGCTAACTTGAGCAGAGTGAAACACCT TCACTTGAACAACAACTCAATTTTTGGTCAACTTCCACCTGAGCTTTCCAAATTATCCGAACTTCATCATTT GCTTGTGGATAATAATAACCTGACCGGATATCTCCCACCAGAATACTCAGAGATGCCAGCTTTGCGCATACT TCAACTTGATAACAACAACTTTGCCGGTGCAGAAATTCCACCCATGTATGGAAACTTTCCCAACTTATTAAAACT AAGTCTTAGAAATTGCAGCTTGCAGGGAGCTGTTCCTGATCTTAGCAGGATTACAAGGTTTTACGATCT GGATCTTTGCAGGAATCAACTCACTGGACACATACCATCAGATAAGCTTTCTGATTTTGTGAGAATCAT TGATCTGTCAGAAAACAATCTTACTGGATCCATCCCAGAAAGTTTTGCAGAGCTTCCTTTTCTTCAGAGACT GTCACTTGAGAACAACTTTTTGAATGGTTCCATCCCAGCTAGCATATGGCAGAAGAAGCCCATCAATTCAAATGATAGATTGTCACT TGATCTGCGGAACAATTCATTCTCAAGCATTTTAGGAGATCTAAATCCTCCAAACAATGTCACAGTCag GCTTGGCGGCAATCCTATCTGCACAAATGCAAATATACCAAACATAGGCCAATTTTGTGATTCTCAAACAGAAGATGATGGGACACCTGCAATACCGACCAATTCAAAGTGTCCTACTCAGGCATGTCCCCTGGATAATTTCTACGAATATGACCCAGCATCTGGTGATTTATGTGCCTGTGCAGCACCTTTGCGAATCGGATACCGGCTACAAAGTCCAAATTTCTATTATTTCCCTCCATATGCCAACAACTTTTCAGCATATGTGACTACTTCTCTCAACTTAAGCTTATATCAACTATCAATTGATTCGTTTGATTGGGAGGAAGGACCTCGTCTAAGGATGTATTTGAAGCTGTTTCCTCCAGCTAACACAACTATGTTTAGTCTAAGTGAGGTGCACCGAATTGGAAGCATATTTACATCCTGGGCATTTTCTGCTAATGAAATATTTGGACTATATGAGCTGCTCAACTTCACTCTCCTTGGACCTTATGCCAGTA TGATTTCTGTGACAAGGACTAGTAGTATTAGTAAAGGCGTTTTGGCAGCAATTTTAGTTGGAGCCATTGCCGGTGTTGTGGCAATAACTACAACTCTAACATTCGTGGTGACAAGAACACATGCCAGAAGTCAGCAATCAATGTCAAGAAGGCGTTTGT CCCGAAAAATTTCAACGAAAATTGATGGAGTGAAGGCCTTCAAGTTCAAGGATTTGGCATCGGCAACTGACAACTTTAACAGCTCAACTCAAGTTGGTCAAGGAGGTTATGGAAGGGTTTATAGAGGAGTTTTATCTGACAATACAATTGTCGCCATAAAACGTGCAGAAATAGGATCTTTACAGGGCCAAAAGGAATTCTTGACACAGAGAAAATTATTGTCAAGATTACATCACCGGAACCTGGTTGCTTTGTTGGGCTATTGTGACGAAGAAGAGGAGCAG ATGCTGGTGTATGAGTACATGCCTAAAGGAAACTTGAGACACTGGCTTTCTG GTAAAGATAAGGCACGCCTCAATTTCAGTATGAGGCTCCGCATTGCATTACATGCAGCTAAAGGGATTCTTTACCTCCATACTGAAGCAAACCCGCCTGTGTTCCATCGAGATATCAAAGCCAGCAACATACTTCTGGACTCCAAGTTTATTGCTAAAGTTGCTGATTTTGGACTCTCGCGGCTTGGTCCGGCCCTGGATGATCAAGGAACCATGGCAACTCATGTTTCCACGATTGTCAAGGGAACACCA GGCTACCTTGATCCAAAATTCCTTTTAACTCATAAGTTGACAGACAAAAGTGATGTTTATAGCCTCGGAGTTGTATTCCTGGAGCTTTTGACTGGCATGGAACCAATATCACATGGAAAAAACATAGTTCGCGAG GTGAATGCAGCTTGTGAATCGGGCTTGATGCTCTCCATCATAGACAATAGAATGGGACCCTGCCCATCTGAGTGCTTGGAGATGTTTGTAGCTTTGGCCCTCAATTGTTGCCATGACAAGACAGAACGTCGGCCATCCATGTTGGATGTAGCAAGGGAGCTGGAAAACATACTGAAGATGATGCCAGAAACTGATGCAACATTTTCTGAATCCACCTCCATACATTCTACCAGTAAATCAACATCAGAATCAGCTTCTTCATCGTTCATGACAAGGGATCAATATTTTTCATCTCATATATCAGGCAGTAATCTTGAGAGTGGTGTCATTCCCACCATTTCCCCTCGTTAA